CCGCCGCCAGGCCGATCGCCTCGGCCACCGCGGCCGCACCGCTCACCGCGGTCGCCCCCCACGCGAGCAGACCGTACCCGGTGCCGCCGGCGGCGCCCGCGCCGGGCGTCGCGGGATCGGGCGCCGGACCCGGGGCATCCGCCGCCTCGAACCCCCGGCGCAGCACGGCCGCGAACCGGGCGAGGTGCGCGTCCATGAGCGGCACCTGCGCCTCGTCCGCGCCCTTCTGCGGCCCGAAGACGGCGGCAGCGCCGTCCGCCCCGAGGAGCGGGTTGGTCACGTCGCTCAGGACCACGGCGCCGCCCGGTGGCAGTGGGCGCAGCCCGGTGAGGTCGACGCGGTGGAGGTCGCCGAGGCCGCGGTTGCCGGGCCGCACGGGCCGCCCCGAGGCATCCGTCGCCCGCGCCCCGAGGGCGGTCAGGGCACCGAGCCCGCCGTCGGTCGAGGAGCTGCCGCCGATCGCGAGCAGCAGGCGGTCGACGCCCGCGTCGAGCGCGGCGGCGATGGCCTCGCCGAAGCCGATCGTGTGCGCGTCGAGCGGCTGGAGCGGGTCGAGCAGGGTGATGCCCGACGCGCTCGCGAGCTCGACCACGCCGAGGCGTTCGCCGTCGGCCCCGGTCAGGCGCAGCCAGCTCGTGTCGACCGGGCGTCCGTCGGGGCCGGTCACCCGCACGGGCATCCGCTCGGCGTCGGGGTCGGCCGCGGCGAGCGCGTCGATCGTGCCCTCGCCGCCGTCGGCCATCGGCCGTGCGACCAGCTCGTCGCCGGGTGCGGTGCGCGCCCAGCCCGCGGCGAGCGCCGACGCCGCGTCCGCGGCCGTCGCGGTGCCCTTGAACGAGTCGGGCGCGAGCACGACGCGGCGGCTCACGGACGCGCCTCGGTGAGCCAGCGCACCGCGTTGGCGAGCAGCCTGCGGTGCTCGGGGCTCTCGTACGAGCGCAGATCGTGGCCGAGCGCGTCGTAGACGATGCGGCACCGCCCGACCTCGCGCGCCCACACCAGCGGGTGCTGCTCGTCGTCGTAGGTGTGCTCCACGAGCGGCACGACGTGCTCGCCGAGCACCAGGTCGGTGTACCGCTCGTCGACCAGCTCGAAGTCGTCGATGCCCGCCACGACCGGGTGCGCGTCGCGGTGCACGTGCAGCGAGGCGACACCCATCGGCGGGTGGAACGAGAACTCGCCGTCCCACTCGCCGTCGAGGAGCTCCCGCCACTGCGGCAGGTCGCGCAGCGACGCGGCGGCCGCGTGCATGCCGAGCAGGCCGATGCCGCGCTCGACCGCCTCCGCGAGGTTCGCGCGCTCGGCGGCGAGCACGTCGGGCGCGGGCGTGCGCCGCTCGCGCTCCGGCAGCAGCGTCGCGTCGACGAGCGAGCGCCACGGGTCGCCCGTGTGCACCACGAGCAGGTCGACGCCGTCGAGCCCGGCCGCCAGCCGGGCATCCGTGTCGTGCACGATCTCGACCGTGAAGCCCTCGTCGACCAGCAGGTCGGCCAGCGCCTGCGAGGTGTCGATGAACGGGTGGAACGGATCGTCGTACCGCCCATGCCCGGACAGGATCACCGCGTTCGCCATCTCGACCTCCTCGCGCGTTCGGGTTCGCGCATGCTCGTAATTCTGCACCCCGGACGGCAGGCGGATCTCACGCGGTGGACGAGCGGGGCCCGCCGGCTCCTACGAGCCGGGCCGGCGCTCGGTCACCGGGCTCTCGAGGCTGGCGAGGCGATCGGTGTCCTCGCGCAGCGAGACCGGGGTCACCACGGCCCCGTCGTGCGCAGCGGAGGAGTAGATGGCGGTGACGATCTCGAACGAGCGCGCGGGCGCGGACGCCGTCGAGGGCAGCTCGGCGCCCGACGCGAACGCCGCGTAGGCCTCGCGCAGCAGCGGCAGGTGCCCGCTCGGCTCCTCGGCGTCGGGCAGCGCCCACCCCGCGGCCTCGGCCTCGTCGATGCCGGGAGCCGGCGTGATGCGCCAATGCTCGTGCCCGTGGCCGTACAGGTGGTCGACCGTGATCGTGGCGCGCTCCGTGTCGATGCGGATCGAGCTCACCTCGCGCGGCGACACCGCGCTCGTGATGACCTGCGCCACGGCACCGTTCGCGAAGCCCACGGTCGCGGTCGAGACGTCCTCGGTGTTCGTCTCGCGCGCGAGGCGCCAGAGGTCGCCGCGCACGCTGGTCCAGTCGCCGAGCAGCCACGCGAGCAGGTCGATCTGGTGGATGCCGTGGCCGAGGGTCGGCCCGCCGCCCTCGGTCTCCCACTTGCCGCGCCACGGCACCGCGAAGTACGCCGGGTCGCGGTACCAGAGCGTCTGGCAGGTCGCCACGAGCGGCCGCCCGAGCGCGCCCGAGGCGAGCAGCGACTTCACGTGGGCCGCCGCGGTGCCCGTGCGCTGCTGGAACACGACGACGAGCCGGCGGTCGTTGCGCTCGGACGCCGCGACCATGTCGTCGAGCTCGGTGAGCGAGAGCGCCGCGGGCTTCTCGCAGACCACGTGCACGCCCGCGTCGAGCGCGGCGATCGCCTGTCCGGCGTGCACGCCCGGAGGCGTGCAGACGTGCAGCACGTCGGGGCGCGCCTCGGCGAGCATCGTCGCGAGGTCGTCGTAGACCGCGTCGGCCCCGTGACGCTCGGCGAACGCCTCGGCGGCGTCGCGCACGTGGTCGGTGACGCCCACCAGCCGGGCGCCGATCGCCCGGATCGACTCGGCGTGCGCGTTCGAGATGTTGCCCGTGCCGACGATCGCGGAGCGGAGCGGGGTGGCGGTCATTCGGGGTTCCCTTCGGGGTCGACTCGACGGGTCTCGGGTGCGTCGGCGCCGGCGAGCGGGTCGAGGCGGACGAGCGCGGCGGGCTCGAAGCGGCGCAGCCGGCCGCACATGCCGAACGCGGGTTCGGCGCGCGCCGACGCGACGCGGCCCTCGGCGAGGTGCGCGGACTCCCCCGCGGCGAGCGCGGCGAGCTGCGCGTCGGTCGCGGCGGCGATGCGGGCGACGGATGCCTCCCAGAGCGCGCGCCACGAGGCTGCACGCGGCGCGACCAGCGCCCCGGCTCGGGCGTACAGGCGGCGCAGCGCCTCGGCGTCGAGGTCGCCTGCGGGAGACCGAAGCGCCGCGAACCCGGCGACGGCGAGGTCCCGGCGGCGCATCGCGGCGGCGAGCCGGTCGGCCTCGGGGGCATTCGCCCCGGGAAGAGCCGCGGCGTCGGCATAGCGCTCGGCATCGGCGAGCACCTCGTCGGGGAAGGTCATGACCGCATCGCCCGCTTCAGGCAGCCCGGCGTTCTGCATGACGACCCGCACCGAGAGCCCGCCGCGGTTGATCGCGCGGTGGATCACGCCCGGCGAGAACCAGACCACGTCGCCCGGCGCCAGCGGCGTCTCGCGGAACCCGCTCGCGTCGATCGTCTGCACCGCGCCGGTGCCCGCGACGACGACGTACGCCTCGCTCGAGACCGTGTGCAGGTGCGGCGTGCCACCGGCGAGCCCGTCGGGCGCGACGCCGTCGTACACGTCGAGTGCGCTGACCGAGGTGCCGCCCGGGAAGTCGGGGCGGGGGCCTGGGGCATCCGTCGTCATCGTTCCCCCAGCAGGTCGCCGAGGCGTTCGCCGGCGGCCCACGCGAGCGCTCCGGCGCGGTCGGGGTCGGATGCCCCGTCGGCGACGACGACCCCGTACCGCAGCGTCATCGCCTCGCCGGGCGCGATCTCGTGCTCCTCGCTGAAGAACGGCGCCGGGCAGATGCACGCGAACTCCTCGCTGCGCGCGAACCACTGCGTCGGATGCTGCACGTTGCCCGGGTCGTCGATGAAGACGACCGTCGAGGCCGCGTCGACCTCGTCGTGCGTGCCGGTGAAGCCCATCCACGGCGCGCGCGTACCCCGCAGCTCGTCGCCGCCGGTGACGCCCGGCGCGAGCAGCCGCCCGCCGGTGAACGAGCGCGGGCCGCGCCAGAACAGCCCGCCGTAGCCGGCGTTCTCGCGCCCGCGGGTCGTGGGCGAGCCGATCGGGATCGACCGGTCGGTGCGGTTCGTCATGCGGGTCGCGAAGCCGAGCAGCCAGGCGTCGTCGGCGATCACGGATGCCGCGAGCGTGCGCTCCTCGTCGAAGATCGCCTCCCCCGCCTCGGTCACCCACGTCAGGCGCTCGATCACGCGCGGGCTGCCGCCGGAGGCA
This portion of the Agromyces rhizosphaerae genome encodes:
- a CDS encoding glycerate kinase yields the protein MSRRVVLAPDSFKGTATAADAASALAAGWARTAPGDELVARPMADGGEGTIDALAAADPDAERMPVRVTGPDGRPVDTSWLRLTGADGERLGVVELASASGITLLDPLQPLDAHTIGFGEAIAAALDAGVDRLLLAIGGSSSTDGGLGALTALGARATDASGRPVRPGNRGLGDLHRVDLTGLRPLPPGGAVVLSDVTNPLLGADGAAAVFGPQKGADEAQVPLMDAHLARFAAVLRRGFEAADAPGPAPDPATPGAGAAGGTGYGLLAWGATAVSGAAAVAEAIGLAAAIDRADVVVTGEGKFDGQSEAGKVPSEVRATALASGVPVALVAGVIAAEAGDFAASVSLADLAGSPGEAMARPLAWLEEAGARLAALLPTP
- a CDS encoding ThuA domain-containing protein; its protein translation is MANAVILSGHGRYDDPFHPFIDTSQALADLLVDEGFTVEIVHDTDARLAAGLDGVDLLVVHTGDPWRSLVDATLLPERERRTPAPDVLAAERANLAEAVERGIGLLGMHAAAASLRDLPQWRELLDGEWDGEFSFHPPMGVASLHVHRDAHPVVAGIDDFELVDERYTDLVLGEHVVPLVEHTYDDEQHPLVWAREVGRCRIVYDALGHDLRSYESPEHRRLLANAVRWLTEARP
- a CDS encoding Gfo/Idh/MocA family protein, which gives rise to MTATPLRSAIVGTGNISNAHAESIRAIGARLVGVTDHVRDAAEAFAERHGADAVYDDLATMLAEARPDVLHVCTPPGVHAGQAIAALDAGVHVVCEKPAALSLTELDDMVAASERNDRRLVVVFQQRTGTAAAHVKSLLASGALGRPLVATCQTLWYRDPAYFAVPWRGKWETEGGGPTLGHGIHQIDLLAWLLGDWTSVRGDLWRLARETNTEDVSTATVGFANGAVAQVITSAVSPREVSSIRIDTERATITVDHLYGHGHEHWRITPAPGIDEAEAAGWALPDAEEPSGHLPLLREAYAAFASGAELPSTASAPARSFEIVTAIYSSAAHDGAVVTPVSLREDTDRLASLESPVTERRPGS
- a CDS encoding cupin domain-containing protein; amino-acid sequence: MTTDAPGPRPDFPGGTSVSALDVYDGVAPDGLAGGTPHLHTVSSEAYVVVAGTGAVQTIDASGFRETPLAPGDVVWFSPGVIHRAINRGGLSVRVVMQNAGLPEAGDAVMTFPDEVLADAERYADAAALPGANAPEADRLAAAMRRRDLAVAGFAALRSPAGDLDAEALRRLYARAGALVAPRAASWRALWEASVARIAAATDAQLAALAAGESAHLAEGRVASARAEPAFGMCGRLRRFEPAALVRLDPLAGADAPETRRVDPEGNPE
- a CDS encoding DUF6807 domain-containing protein yields the protein MPDLRIDQSDDRLTITDADGDLTLAEYVFRPAHPTYESPRPYFSPIRTRAGRTVSLYRPHDHVWHKGIAWSLPVVGDENFWGGPTFVRGEGYVQLPNNGTQRHDGFERADASGGSPRVIERLTWVTEAGEAIFDEERTLAASVIADDAWLLGFATRMTNRTDRSIPIGSPTTRGRENAGYGGLFWRGPRSFTGGRLLAPGVTGGDELRGTRAPWMGFTGTHDEVDAASTVVFIDDPGNVQHPTQWFARSEEFACICPAPFFSEEHEIAPGEAMTLRYGVVVADGASDPDRAGALAWAAGERLGDLLGER